The following are encoded together in the Bacteroidia bacterium genome:
- a CDS encoding YncE family protein — MKKIIFGCLCVFASIAATKINAQTNFKFSLSDSIKISGDTGWDYLTTDDSTGRVFISHGIEVQVLNEKTKKIIGTIPDTKGVHGIAIANELNKGFISDGKDSAVTVFNLTTLKTIIKIPVTGQNPDCILYDSFTHRVFAFNGHTSNVTVIDGTNNKIIGTIYLDGRPEFAVSNQAGKIYLNLEDKSMICEINSSTLKVERTWSISPGDGPSGLAIDIKNNILFSVCDNKTMVILNAQTGKIITTLPIGDRVDAVAFDPFTQCAYSSNGDGTLTIVHEENPTTFSVIQTIKTKKGARTLAVDKKTHRIYLPTADFGAVPEQKVGEKRKRPNIKKNSFVLLEIDLQN, encoded by the coding sequence ATGAAAAAAATAATTTTTGGATGCCTTTGTGTTTTCGCAAGTATCGCAGCCACAAAAATAAATGCGCAAACTAATTTTAAATTCAGTCTGAGCGATAGTATAAAAATTTCAGGTGATACTGGCTGGGATTATTTAACCACAGATGATTCCACTGGACGCGTTTTTATTTCTCACGGAATAGAAGTACAAGTATTGAACGAAAAAACAAAAAAAATTATTGGTACTATTCCTGATACAAAAGGCGTTCACGGAATTGCCATCGCCAATGAGTTAAACAAAGGCTTTATCAGCGATGGAAAAGATTCTGCAGTTACAGTTTTCAATTTAACCACCTTAAAAACAATCATAAAAATACCTGTAACCGGACAAAATCCCGATTGCATTTTATACGATTCGTTTACGCATCGCGTATTCGCTTTTAACGGACACACCTCCAACGTTACCGTGATAGATGGCACGAACAACAAAATAATTGGTACTATTTATTTAGATGGAAGACCGGAATTTGCGGTGAGTAATCAGGCAGGAAAAATTTATCTGAATTTAGAAGATAAAAGTATGATTTGCGAAATTAATTCGAGCACATTAAAAGTGGAAAGAACGTGGTCTATCTCGCCAGGGGACGGACCAAGCGGCTTAGCGATAGATATAAAAAACAATATTTTATTTTCGGTATGCGATAACAAAACAATGGTAATTTTAAATGCACAGACTGGCAAAATAATTACCACGTTGCCCATCGGCGACAGAGTTGACGCGGTTGCTTTTGATCCGTTTACACAATGCGCATACAGCTCCAACGGCGATGGAACATTGACCATTGTTCACGAAGAAAATCCAACTACATTTTCCGTGATACAAACCATAAAAACAAAAAAAGGTGCGAGAACGTTGGCGGTAGATAAAAAAACACATCGCATTTATTTGCCAACAGCCGATTTTGGAGCTGTTCCAGAACAAAAAGTAGGAGAAAAAAGAAAACGCCCGAATATCAAAAAAAACAGTTTTGTTTTGTTAGAAATTGATTTACAGAACTGA
- a CDS encoding T9SS type A sorting domain-containing protein gives MKSSVIFAKVSRKIIFLTAFIFIGMNAFSKNYFVQNMKNDSDVTSIRQFSVFSNPSKGKINLQIELGNTSTATLTVTNIIGQTLFEKKMNEAQKLNLTIDLSDRPKGIYLLNLQQGNQSISKKIIVE, from the coding sequence ATGAAAAGCTCTGTAATATTCGCAAAAGTATCTCGAAAAATTATTTTTTTGACGGCATTTATTTTTATTGGAATGAATGCATTTTCGAAAAATTATTTTGTACAGAACATGAAAAATGATTCGGATGTAACCAGTATTCGCCAGTTTTCTGTGTTTTCAAATCCTTCGAAAGGAAAAATAAATTTACAAATTGAATTGGGAAATACGTCTACCGCTACGTTAACAGTTACTAATATTATCGGACAAACATTGTTTGAGAAAAAAATGAACGAGGCTCAAAAATTAAATCTTACGATTGATTTAAGTGATCGTCCGAAAGGAATTTATTTATTGAATTTACAACAAGGCAATCAATCTATCAGTAAAAAAATCATTGTTGAGTAA